The Candidatus Eisenbacteria bacterium nucleotide sequence CCGGACACCCTTCGGTGGCTCGCGCTCGGGTTGACCGGGGCCGGGGTGGTGGCCCTCCTCGTCGGTGCGCGCGAGCGGAGCACGAGCCCCTCGCCGCGCGGCGAGGGAGCCGCCGCGACGCCGGCGAGACCGCGGCCGAGGGGTCGCAGCCGCGTTGGAGCGCACCGGGGCTCGCGCGGCGGTTCGCGCGGAAACTCCGTCGTATCCGCTCCCTGGCTGTGGCTCGCCGTCCTTCCGGTCTACGGGGCGCTCCTCTACCTCCTCCGCGCGCGCACGTTCTTCCTGGGCGACGGACTCGTGTGGCTGAACGGGCTCCTCGGGGGCGACACCCAGCCGTTCAACGAGCCGCTCGCGTCCGCGCTCTGGCAGGCCTTCGCCACGGCGACGCGCGCGCTCGGGCTTCCCCAGCTCGACTCCACGTTCGCGATCCTTCCCGTGCTGTGCGGGGTCGCGGCCGCGGCGCTCGCGTGGGGCATCGTCCGGGAGACGGTCGTCGATCCGGCGGCCCGTTGGTTGGTCTGGGCGCTCCTCCTCACCGCGGGGTTCACGCAGCTCTACTTCGGGTACATCGAGAGCTACCCCATCGTGAGCGTGTCGGTGACGGGAACGCTGTGGCTGGCGCTCCGTCACGCGCGGGGCGCGGATCCGCCCTGGCTCCTCGGGATCGCGCTCGGCGTGACGATCGCGACGCACCTCGCGACGCTGTTCCTGTTCCCGGCGTACGCGGTCGCCGTGTGGCGGCGCGGGGACGGCGTCCCGGCGAAAGCGGCGCGGCTCGTGATTCCCCTCGTGATCGCTCCCGTGCTTCTCGTCCTCGCGGGGTCGCCGCCACGAGCGTGGATCGAGCCCTTCCGCACGGCGGCGCGCGCGACCGGAGGAGCGCACGCGGCGCACCTCGAAGCTCCGCACGGCACCGTTTCGGTGGAACGGGCGGTCGACTTCGGAAACGCGCTCCTCCTCGTGGCTCCGGTCCCCACGCTCCTGCTCCTCTCGTGGGCGGCGCGACGGCGCGGACGGATCGTCCCGGAGCGCGCGGGCTCGCAGATCCTGGCGGCGGCGGCGATCCCGGGAGCCCTGACGGCGGCGGCCCTCAACCTCCCCGTGGCACCCGCCCAGGACTGGGATCTCACCGCGCTCCTCTTGATCCCGCTCGCGGTGGCCGGCGCGGTCCTCGGCCGCGCGATCGCGACGCGAAGGAGCGCCGCGGCGGGACTGGTCGCGATCTCCATGGGCTCGCTCCTCGCGTTCGTTCTGGTCAACGCCATCGAGTCCGCCGGCATCGCGAGGTTCAAGACCCTGGTGGGCCCCTCGGCGTCGATCGCGCCGTACGGGAAGGGGTACGCGGTGAGCATGCTCTCCGAGTACTACGAAGACCGCGGCGACCAGGACTC carries:
- a CDS encoding tetratricopeptide repeat protein gives rise to the protein MLALLAAAYAAAVVIATLNPGPRNWGLHPPAFLPDTLRWLALGLTGAGVVALLVGARERSTSPSPRGEGAAATPARPRPRGRSRVGAHRGSRGGSRGNSVVSAPWLWLAVLPVYGALLYLLRARTFFLGDGLVWLNGLLGGDTQPFNEPLASALWQAFATATRALGLPQLDSTFAILPVLCGVAAAALAWGIVRETVVDPAARWLVWALLLTAGFTQLYFGYIESYPIVSVSVTGTLWLALRHARGADPPWLLGIALGVTIATHLATLFLFPAYAVAVWRRGDGVPAKAARLVIPLVIAPVLLVLAGSPPRAWIEPFRTAARATGGAHAAHLEAPHGTVSVERAVDFGNALLLVAPVPTLLLLSWAARRRGRIVPERAGSQILAAAAIPGALTAAALNLPVAPAQDWDLTALLLIPLAVAGAVLGRAIATRRSAAAGLVAISMGSLLAFVLVNAIESAGIARFKTLVGPSASIAPYGKGYAVSMLSEYYEDRGDQDSALVYAEAALAAEPTNHRYWVRAGTILYNLGRHEEAIARLTEAIRRGSRRAEAYNNLGLSFMRTNRPSLAIPHFRSAVAADSTRPDYPQNLGVALFQSGQVDSAREVWTAVLERWPDFPLTRRSMERFRETPTPSPAPVRGPRGA